DNA from Hyalangium minutum:
AACGGCATGGGGGCCTTCAACCACTTCTTCTCCATGCCCGAGCACAGCCCCACCGAGCTGGCTCGCCCCTCCTCTGACCGGCTCCCCCAAGGCCGCGTCACCCGCCACACCGTTCAGACCTCCGAGTTCGCTGTCGGCCCGTCGCGCGAGGTCTTCCTCTATGCCCCCCCCGTCCCGGGGCCCTATCCACTCGTGGCCGTCCTCGACGGCACCGACTACCTGCGCCGCGCCCACCTCGTCCCCCTCGTCGACAACCTCATCCGCCAGCAGCGCATCCGCCCCATCGCCCTCGCCATGGCCGCCAACGGCGGCTCCTCCCGCACCGTCGAATACTCCTGCAACGACGCCACCCTGGGCTTCCTCCTCCACCAGGTGCTCCCGCTCGCCAGGAAGAAGCTCCCGCTCATCGACGAGACCACCCAGCCCGGCATCCACGGCGTGCTCGGCGCCTCCCTCGGAGGCCTCATGGCCCTCTACCTGGGCCTGCGCGCACCCCACGTCTTCGGGCGCGTGCTCAGCCAGTCCGGCGCCTTCGCCATCCCCGACCATGGAGACATGGCCGTGTTCGACCTGGCCCGCGCCTCGAAAAGCCGCCCCCTCTCCGTCTGGATGGACTGCGGCATCTT
Protein-coding regions in this window:
- a CDS encoding alpha/beta hydrolase-fold protein codes for the protein MTTETLEARARKQGSPLIDGDTATFVWLGRRPVSVTGDFQDWTGEPLPLEQVSPGVWARTLTLPRDAYIEYALLDSRGRRVKDPHNRHRAPNGMGAFNHFFSMPEHSPTELARPSSDRLPQGRVTRHTVQTSEFAVGPSREVFLYAPPVPGPYPLVAVLDGTDYLRRAHLVPLVDNLIRQQRIRPIALAMAANGGSSRTVEYSCNDATLGFLLHQVLPLARKKLPLIDETTQPGIHGVLGASLGGLMALYLGLRAPHVFGRVLSQSGAFAIPDHGDMAVFDLARASKSRPLSVWMDCGIFERLTDGNRRMLPVLKKAGHRVLYREYSAGHNYPAWRDDVWRGLEWLYRPRVRRSKGPSL